TCGATCACGATGGTGGTGCTGACGCTGGCGGCCAGCCAGTTCGGGCCGCGGCTGATCCGCAGCTTCATGGGGCGCCTTCAGACGCAGTTCGTCCTGGGCGCCTTTGTGCTGACGATCATCTACTGCCTGCTGCTGCTGGCGTCCCTCGCGTCGCAGGACGAGGCCGCGTCATCCGCCTATCTGTCGGTGACGATCGCGACAGTGCTGACCGTCGTCAGCGTCGCGCTGCTGGTCCTCTACATCCACGTGCTGGCGAACTCGATCATCTCGGAAAGCCTCATCAAGGCCGTGGGCCACGAGCTTGACCAGGGGATCGCGCAGCTGCCGCCGCTTGGTCAGGCGGACGACCCCGAAGCGGCGCTGCCCGCGGATTTCGCGGATCGCGCGGCCTTCCATGGCACCGAAAGGTCCGGATACGTGCAGGCCATCGATTTCGAGCGCCTGACCGATCTGGCCAGATCGCATGACGTGATCGTGGGACTGCATCTGCGCGCGGGCAATTTCGCGGTCCAGGACGGGCGTTGCTTCGGGATTTATCCCGATGACAGGTCCACCCAGGATCTGGCGCGCCGGATCGCCGGGACGATCAGACTGGGCGTGCACCGGACACCCGCGCAGGATCTGGAATTCTCGATCCGCCATCTGGTGGAGATCGCGGTCCGGGCCCTCTCTCCGGGGATCAACGATCCCTATACGGCGGTCGCGGTCATTCACCGACTGTCCGCTTCATGGTCGCGGCTGCTGGGGAAGGCGGTGCCGCCCGGGGTCTTTCGGGACGAGGACGGCCAGCCGCGGGTCATCTGTCCCCGCCCGACCTATGCCCTGCTGCTGAACGCCTCCTTCAGCCAGATCCGACAGAACAGCACGGGCGTGCCGCTGGTCATCATCCAGCTGCTGAAGTCGATGCACGCGATCTCGTTCTGCATCCGCACATCCGAGCAGCGCACCGCTCTGCGCGAGCAGGTGGACGCCGTCCTAGACGATGCGCGGCGCGCCATCGTGAACCCTGCGGATCTGGAGGATATCGAACAGCATGGTCGGACGGCACGGGAGGCGCTGCACGAAGAAGAATCCGGCTGACGCAAGCCGTCAGGGAGGCCACGGGGATCGGTGCGGCGATGGCCGCCCGAGCCCCGGGTGTCGGGAAGCGACATATTGTCCTTCTGGACGCGTGGCCTCTGGTCCCGGGAACATGTGCGGGCGCAGCCGGTTTGGCTGGGCGGACATAAAGGGCAGGATGCCATGGTCACAGCCTATCTGAACCGGATCAGTACGGCTGTCCCCCAGCATGACGTGCACAAGACCTTCATGAGCTTTGCCGAGAGGATCCTGCAGCAGGAGAACAGGCATGCCCTGTTCCGGCGGATGGCCGGGCGCGCGCAGATCGATCACCGCTGGTCCTGCCTGAAGCCCGACGAGGCCGGGGAGTTCTCGTCCCTCGATCAGGGGGGTTCTACGTCCCCGGCGCGTTTCCGACGACGGCGCGGCGCATGCACCAGTACGAGGCCGCGGCCCCCGGTCTGGCCGACAGGGCCGTCGAAGGCCTGCAGATCACGCAGCCATCCGCCATCACCCATCTGATCATCATCTCCTGCACCGGTCTGTCGGCGCCGGGGCTGGACTTCCACCTGATGGAGCGGTTCGATCTGCCCAGGTCCATCGAACGGACATCGGTCGGCTTCATGGGATGCTATGCCGCGATCAACGGGCTCAAGCTGGCCCGGCACATCGTCAGGTCCGACCCCGAGGCCCGCGTCCTGATGGTCAGCCTGGAGCTGTGCACCCTGCATCTGCAGGATACCGGCGATCTGGAGCAGGTGCTGTCGTTCATGATCTTCGGTGACGGCTGTGCGGCCGCGATCATCAGTTCCGACAGGGAGGGCATCGCGCTCGATTCCTTCAGATCCGTAATGGTGCCGGACACGAGCGGGCACATCACCTGGGCCATCGGCGATCAGGGCTTCGACATGGTTCTGTCCGGGCAGGTGCCGGGAAGCATCGCGCAGTCGCTTGGCCAGCAGATGCACGATTTCTTGCCCGATGGCCGCATCGACGACATCGACTTGTGGGCGGTTCATCCCGGCGGCAGATCGGTCCTGGACGCGGTGCAGCAGGCCTTCGATCTGCCTGACGCGGCCTTGGCCCATTCGCGCGAGGTGCTGCGGACCTGCGGGAACATGTCCTCGGCCACGGTCCTGTTCGTTCTGGCGGCGATGATGGCCGACCTCGACAGCCGGCCCGACCATCGCGGCTGCGGGATGGCCTTCGGCCCGGGCATCGTCGCCGAAACCATGCGCTTCACCGTCGTCTGATGCGGACCGGATCGGCCCAGGACTTCTCCCGCCGCTCGCAGGCGCCCGAGCTGATGGATGGCGAGAGTGACTACGAGACGTTCCGGGGCTGCCTGACGGACCTGGCGCGCGTCAACCGAATGACGCTGGCCTATCGCCCGACGCTGGCCTTTCTGGACGCGCTCCATCGGAAGGATCTTTTCCCCAAGGACCGGCCCCTGCACGTGCTGGACGTGGGCTACGGGCATGGCGACATGCTGCGGGCGGTGGCGGAGTGGGCGCACCGGCACAAGGTCGCCGTGACACTGACAGGCATCGACCTGAACCCCTGGTCCGCCAAGGCCGCGACCGAGGCCACCCCTGCCGGGATCCCTGTCACTTGGGAGACCGGAGACGTCTTTGCCCTGCAGCCCGCCGAGCCGATCGACATCTCGCTGAGCGCGCTTGTCGCGCATCATTTCTCCGACGAGATGCTGGTGCGCTTCCTTCGCTGGCAGGACGAGACCGCCCGGATCGGCTGGTTCGTCAACGACCTGCATCGGCACCCCGTGCCGTATCACGTCTTCAGGCAGGCCTCGCGGCTGCTGCGCCTGCACCCCTTCGTGCAGCATGACGGCCCGGTCTCCATCGCGCGCGGCTTCGTGCGAAAGGATTGGCAGAACTCGCTCGCCGCCGCGGGGGTCGAGGGCGCCGATATTGGGTGGTGGGTGCCCTTCCGGCTGTGCGTCTCGCGGGTAAAGCCGCGATGACGCCCACCTACGACGCGGTCGTCGTCGGGGGCGGACCGGCCGGGGCCTCCCTGGCGCGAAGCCTGGGGGACGCCGGGCACAGCGTGCTGCTGCTGGAACGCTCGCAGGGCCCCCATCAGAAGGTCTGCGGCGAATTTCTCAGCCACGAAGCGATCTTTTATCTCAAGAGGATGGGCGTCGATCCCGGGAAGCTGGGCGCGGTGCCGATCTCTTCGGTCGCCCTGATCCGCCACCGCGCCGTCGCATGTGCAGCACTGCCGTTCCCCGCGGTCAGCCTGTCCCGGTTCCACCTTGACGAGGCCCTGCTGGGCTTGGCCGCCGATGCCGGAGTGGACATCCGTCGCGGATCGCAGGTCCGCGCCGTGCGACAGGATCGCGGCGCGTGGCAGGTCGAGGTCGACGACCGGCAGATCACGGCGCGCGATGTCTTCATGGCCAACGGAAAGCACGATCTTCGGGGGTGGAAACGTCCCCCCGGCCGCCAGTCCGACCTGATCGGCTTCAAGCAGCGGTTTCGCCTGGAACCTGATCGGGTCCGGGACCTTGCGGGGCGGGTCGAGCTGCACCTGTTTCCCGGGGGCTATTGCGGCCTTGAACCCGTGGAGGGCGATATCGCCAACATGTCCCTGCTGATCCGGAAGAGCCGGTTCGCGCGGTTCGGGTCATGGGATCTGTTGTGGGACCACCTTATGGCGACCGGCCCGATCCTGCGGGAACGCCTGCAGGACGCGACGGCGTTGGCAGAAAAGCCCCTCTCGATCAGCGCGCTGCCCTACGGCTTCGTGCGCCCTCACAGCGATGGCGCGTGGTACCTGGGGGATCAGGCGGCGGTCATCCCGTCCTTTGCGGGCAACGGGATCTCCATGGCGCTGCACAGCGCCGATCTTGCCGCCCGATGCTATGCCGCAGGGGGGTCGTCGGACGACTTCCAGCACGCCTTCGCCCGCGACGTCCGCCGTCCGGTCGGCCGCGCCACCCTGCTGTCCCGGCTTCTCGTCCGGCCCGGGGCGCAGGCTGTCCTCTCGACGGCGGCACGCTACCTGCCACAGGCCATGCGCGGCGTTGCAGCCGCGACCCGGCTGCCGAACGTGCCTCAAGATCATTTCTAAAGCAGCGGGCCTCCTCTCGGCATCCTCCGCTTCAGGATCTACGGCTTGGCGTCGCGAACCTCGACGTCGGGGCGGTCATCCCCGGCCTCGTCCTCCTCGCGCCAGACACCGTCCTCGTCCTGATACTGGATGGTCTCGGACTCGCCTGACACCTGCTGGCGGGCCGCCACGTCATTCGCCGCCGCCGTCGCCTGCTCCTTGCTGTCGAACGTCTCGGAGAACACGTCGTCCAGCTTGTAGGCCCAGCCCCCGTCATGCTCGACGATCTCATACACGATCTTGGTCATCTTCCGCTGCCTCTTTGCATGCTGTGTCAGGGCAAAGAGCGGCGGCCCCCTCTTTGTTCCGGCAGACCCGAGACGCTCAATGGGCGGCGCGACGGAACCACGCGCCCCGGGCGGCCGTTCGGCTGCTGAAGCCAAAGCGTGGCTCCGGCAAAGGAGCGCTTATGCCGACATCATCCGATCATCCCGACCGCCTGACACCGCTGGTGGCCTTCGGCACGAATCCCGGCAGGTTGCTGGCCAACACCTACATCCCGGACGGCTTTCAGCCGGGCGGTCCGCTGGTCGTCGTCCTGCATGGCAGCACCCAATCGGCCGAAGGCTATGACGGCGGGTCGGGCTGGTCCGAGCTGGCGGACGAATACGGCATCGCCCTGCTGTTTCCCGAACAGCGGATCGCCAACAACTTCAAGGGCGCCTTCAACTGGTTCCGGCGCGGCGACAGCGGTCGCGGCGAAGGAGAGCCCTTGTCCATCCGCCACATGATCAACGACGTGGTCACCGAACATGTCATAGACCCGGCGCGGGTCTTCATCACCGGGCTGTCCTCGGGCGGTGCCATGACCTCGGTGATGCTGGCCACCTATCCCGAGGTCTTTGCCGGGGGCGCCATCATCGCGGGGCTGCCCTATCGCACCGCGAACACGGTGATGCAGGCCATCTATCGCATGAAGGGCTACAGCGGCCCGTCGGACCGGCAGCTGACAGCCTTGGTCCGTGCGGCATCGGGCAATACCGGGCCGTGGCCCACGATCTCGGTCTGGCACGGGGCGCGGGACCGGACGGTCCACATGTCGAACGCGGATTCGATCGTCCGGCAGTGGCAGCAGATCCATCAGGTCGACGGCCCCCCGGACTCGGTCGAGCAGCATGAGGGTTTCACGCGCCAGACCTGGTGCGATGCCGACGGACGCGTGCTGATCGACGAGATCCTCGTGGAGGGGATGGACCACGGCACGCCCATCGGCGCGGCAGGCGCCAAGGGCCTGGGCCGCGAGGGCGCCTACATGCTGGAGGTCGGCATCTCGTCGACGCGGGTGATCGCGGATGCCTGGGGCCTGACGAAATAACCGGTCGGTTATGGGCTTGCCATGCCCGGGGTGCTGACCCGGCGGGATCGGCTTTTCGCCGGTCCACGGGCGAGGTCGAAATTGACGCCCATTAATCATTTTGTGGGGATTGGTATTTATCTGCCGATCCAGCGCAGGATATGCGCGCTGCGCAGCAGGCCGTATTCATCGGCCAAGGGCATAAATACCATCAGGATATTGCCGCAGCTCGCGCAGTCATCCCGCAAACATTATCTTCGATAATAAGTTTATATATTTTTAAACAAAGTGAAGGCGTCTATTTAAAGAACGGAAGGGTACTTCTGTTAAATGATTGGTCATCATTATTTCACCCTTCCAGCCACGATAACATCATGCCCTTCAATCACGACCTGATCGAGCTGTCCGGCATCGCCAGTCATACGACCTACAGCACCACGAACGGAACGACACGGATTCGGATGGCGGGATCCTGACGGTCGGGGGGGGTCGCCTACAAGATCATCCTCGTCGCCCCGGACGAATCGGGCGAACCGGTCACTCTGACCAGCGGGTCGGGAGCGACCACGACCGTCACCGGCGACGGCGGAACGTCGAACATCGTGTTCATCCGCGCGGTGCCGCTGTCCGGGGGCGGGCCGACCCGCTATTTCGCGGCGCTGGACGACAGCGTGGGCGACATCAACATCCGCTCGATCCAGACGCGGGAGCTGGATTTCAGCCCGGCTGGCGATGACGTTAAGATCAACCTCAATGGCAACTACAACGTGACGACCGAGGTGAGCGACATCCTGCAGGGCGGCACGGGCCATGACAGCCTGAGCGGCAGAGGCGGCGACGACCTGATCGACGGCGGCGACGGCAACGACACGCTGTCCGGCGGGGCGGGCAACGACACGCTGATCGGAGGGGCGGGCCATGACCGGCTGCTGGGCGGGGATGGCAATGACCTGCTGATCGGCGGCGACGGCAACGATCATATCGACGGCGGGGCCGGAGATGACACCATCCGGGGCGGCCTCGGCGCGGACATGCTGGAGGGTGGCGCCGGCACCGACACGCTGGACTATTCCACCGCCGCCGCCGGGATCACCGTCAATCTGGCCACCAACACCGTCCTTGGCGGAGAGGCCGATGGCGACGTCGTCTCGGGCTTCGAGAACATCATCGGCGGCTCGAACGGGGACAACCTGACGCTGTCGGACGTTTCGGGCACGATCCTGGGGATGGACGGGAATGACGACCTGTATGGCGGCGCGGGCCAAGACACGCTGGACGGCGGCGCGGGGGACGATGGCCTTTACGGCGGCGCGGGCAACGACAGCCTGATCGGCGGCGCGGGGGATGACTAGCTGGACGGCGGGACGGGCAACGACACCTTGCAAGGTGGCAGCGGCAATGACACGCTGATTGGCGGCAGCGGCAACGACCTTCTGATGGGAGGCGATGACGATGACATGCTGCACGGCGGCGCCGGGCGCGATACGATTGACGGGGGTGAGGGCGACGACCACCTGAGCGGCGGAAACGGACATGATCGCCTGTATGGCGGCGCGGGCAACGACACCCTGATCGGCGGCGATGGCGCCGATACGCTGACCGGCGGCGCGGGCAATGACGTCTTCCACTATACGGTCGACGGCCATGTCGACACGATCACCGATTTCAACGCCGGCAATACCGGGACGCTGGATGACGGCGACCCGACGAACAACGACTTCATCGACCTGAGCATGTACTACCAGAACCTGTCGCAGCTGCGCGCGGATTTCGCGGATGACGGGATCCTGAACCAGTCCAACACGACCAACCTCGCGGGCCGCAGCCTCTCGTATGACGGCAAGGAGTCGCTGCTGGTCAACGGCAGCGGCGGCATCGCCTTCCTCG
The nucleotide sequence above comes from Paracoccus liaowanqingii. Encoded proteins:
- a CDS encoding extracellular catalytic domain type 1 short-chain-length polyhydroxyalkanoate depolymerase; protein product: MPTSSDHPDRLTPLVAFGTNPGRLLANTYIPDGFQPGGPLVVVLHGSTQSAEGYDGGSGWSELADEYGIALLFPEQRIANNFKGAFNWFRRGDSGRGEGEPLSIRHMINDVVTEHVIDPARVFITGLSSGGAMTSVMLATYPEVFAGGAIIAGLPYRTANTVMQAIYRMKGYSGPSDRQLTALVRAASGNTGPWPTISVWHGARDRTVHMSNADSIVRQWQQIHQVDGPPDSVEQHEGFTRQTWCDADGRVLIDEILVEGMDHGTPIGAAGAKGLGREGAYMLEVGISSTRVIADAWGLTK
- a CDS encoding calcium-binding protein; this encodes MFIRAVPLSGGGPTRYFAALDDSVGDINIRSIQTRELDFSPAGDDVKINLNGNYNVTTEVSDILQGGTGHDSLSGRGGDDLIDGGDGNDTLSGGAGNDTLIGGAGHDRLLGGDGNDLLIGGDGNDHIDGGAGDDTIRGGLGADMLEGGAGTDTLDYSTAAAGITVNLATNTVLGGEADGDVVSGFENIIGGSNGDNLTLSDVSGTILGMDGNDDLYGGAGQDTLDGGAGDDGLYGGAGNDSLIGGAGDD
- a CDS encoding type III polyketide synthase; translated protein: MHQYEAAAPGLADRAVEGLQITQPSAITHLIIISCTGLSAPGLDFHLMERFDLPRSIERTSVGFMGCYAAINGLKLARHIVRSDPEARVLMVSLELCTLHLQDTGDLEQVLSFMIFGDGCAAAIISSDREGIALDSFRSVMVPDTSGHITWAIGDQGFDMVLSGQVPGSIAQSLGQQMHDFLPDGRIDDIDLWAVHPGGRSVLDAVQQAFDLPDAALAHSREVLRTCGNMSSATVLFVLAAMMADLDSRPDHRGCGMAFGPGIVAETMRFTVV
- a CDS encoding DUF2254 domain-containing protein; this translates as MTRRTLALPRGSAVRAVWDSVRTSLWFLPSLMGGMAPILVIAAIAADARLGQGAGDSFPRLVYVSQPDEARDFLATILTSMITMASLVFSITMVVLTLAASQFGPRLIRSFMGRLQTQFVLGAFVLTIIYCLLLLASLASQDEAASSAYLSVTIATVLTVVSVALLVLYIHVLANSIISESLIKAVGHELDQGIAQLPPLGQADDPEAALPADFADRAAFHGTERSGYVQAIDFERLTDLARSHDVIVGLHLRAGNFAVQDGRCFGIYPDDRSTQDLARRIAGTIRLGVHRTPAQDLEFSIRHLVEIAVRALSPGINDPYTAVAVIHRLSASWSRLLGKAVPPGVFRDEDGQPRVICPRPTYALLLNASFSQIRQNSTGVPLVIIQLLKSMHAISFCIRTSEQRTALREQVDAVLDDARRAIVNPADLEDIEQHGRTAREALHEEESG
- a CDS encoding DUF2188 domain-containing protein encodes the protein MTKIVYEIVEHDGGWAYKLDDVFSETFDSKEQATAAANDVAARQQVSGESETIQYQDEDGVWREEDEAGDDRPDVEVRDAKP
- a CDS encoding NAD(P)/FAD-dependent oxidoreductase: MTPTYDAVVVGGGPAGASLARSLGDAGHSVLLLERSQGPHQKVCGEFLSHEAIFYLKRMGVDPGKLGAVPISSVALIRHRAVACAALPFPAVSLSRFHLDEALLGLAADAGVDIRRGSQVRAVRQDRGAWQVEVDDRQITARDVFMANGKHDLRGWKRPPGRQSDLIGFKQRFRLEPDRVRDLAGRVELHLFPGGYCGLEPVEGDIANMSLLIRKSRFARFGSWDLLWDHLMATGPILRERLQDATALAEKPLSISALPYGFVRPHSDGAWYLGDQAAVIPSFAGNGISMALHSADLAARCYAAGGSSDDFQHAFARDVRRPVGRATLLSRLLVRPGAQAVLSTAARYLPQAMRGVAAATRLPNVPQDHF
- a CDS encoding methyltransferase domain-containing protein, with amino-acid sequence MRTGSAQDFSRRSQAPELMDGESDYETFRGCLTDLARVNRMTLAYRPTLAFLDALHRKDLFPKDRPLHVLDVGYGHGDMLRAVAEWAHRHKVAVTLTGIDLNPWSAKAATEATPAGIPVTWETGDVFALQPAEPIDISLSALVAHHFSDEMLVRFLRWQDETARIGWFVNDLHRHPVPYHVFRQASRLLRLHPFVQHDGPVSIARGFVRKDWQNSLAAAGVEGADIGWWVPFRLCVSRVKPR